Genomic segment of Nocardioides plantarum:
GGGCCGCACCGGGCCCACCTGAGCGCGACCGCCCGGCCCCGGCGCCGCGCCGTCCGCACCGCGGGGTGGTCGGTCACCCGCCGGGCTGCTCTCCTAGGCTGGCGGCATGGACAAGCCCGAGATCGACTTCCCTGACTTCGACCCGCCCACCGACCTCCAGGTCACCGACCTCACCGTGGGCGACGGCCCCGAGGCCGCTGCCGGCCAGACCGTGAAGGTCCACTACGTCGGCGTCGCCCACTCGACCGGCGAGGAGTTCGACGCCTCCTACAACCGTGGCGACGCGCTGCAGTTCCGCCTGGGCATCGGCCAGGTCATCGCCGGCTGGGACCAGGGCGTGCAGGGCATGAAGGTCGGCGGCCGCCGCCAGCTCGTCATCCCGCCCCACCTCGGCTACGGCGACCGCGGCGCGGGCGGGGTCATCAAGCCCGGCGAGACCCTGATCTTCGTGGTGGACCTGCTCGAAGTTCGCTGATCGACCCGGCGGGAGATTCACCGCTGCAGTGGTGAATCTCCTGCCGGTACGACGAAACTTCGTCGAGGAGGTGGGAGATTCACCGCCTCAGCGGAGATTTTCCCACGCGGTCACCAGGGAAAGTCGTCGGGCGTGCTGCCGTCGCTCACCCGCGCGGACTGCGCGGCGAGCTGGACCAGGTCGCCGTTGACGAGCTGGCGACCGCGCCGGGTCTCGGAGACGCCGTTGACCTTGACGACCCCGGCCGCGAGCAGGTCCTTGGCCGCGGAGCCCGACTCGACGAGGTTGGCGAGCTTGAGGAACTGGCCGAGCTTGATCGACGAGTCCTCGATCGGGACGTTCAGGGGTTCTGCCATGAGGGTTAGTGAATCACTACCGAGACCGTGTGGATCAACACCCCCACGAGTCCGCCGACGATGGTGCCGTTGATCCGGATGAACTGCAGGTCGCGTCCGACGTGGAGCTCGATGCGGTCGGCGGCCTCCTTGCCGTCCCAGCGCTCGATGGTGTGCGTGATGACCGCCGTGAGGTCGCTGCCGTAGCGCTCGACGACGAACACCGCGGCGTCGGCGGCGCGCCGGTCGAGTCGCGCGCGCAGGTCGGCGTCGGCGGCCAGGCGAGCGGAGAAGGCGGTGACCTCGGCCAGCAGGCGTCGGCGTACGGCGCCCTCGGGGTCGGCGAGGGACGTGGAAAGCGCGCGCTGGAGCGCCTGCCACAGCGAGATGCCGGTGGTGACCACCGCGGGGTGGTCGAGCAGGCGGTCCTTGAGCCGCTCGGCCCGGTCCTGCGTGGCGGGATCGGTGAGCAGGTCGCCGGCCAACCGCTCGAGGAGGGAGTCGAGCGCGATCCGAGCCCGGTGCTCGGGGTCGCTGCGGATGTCGCCCACCCACTTCACGATCTCGACGTGGGCCCGGGCGGTGACCCGCTCGTTGAGGCTGTCGGGCGCCCACCACGGCGCCCGCTCCCCCAGGACGTCCTGGACCGTGCGCGGGTTGGCCTCCAGCCACCCCTGCAGCTCCTCGAGCGCGAGGTCGACCAGCCCGTGGTGCACGTCGTCGCGCACCGCCTCGGACAGCAGCCCGCCGAGCAGCGGGGCGATCGGCTCCTCACGGAAGCGGGGCACCAGGGCGTCGGTGACCAGCGCCTCCACGTGCTCGTCGCGGACCTTGCCGAGAGCGATACGGGCGACCACGGCGATCTCGTCGACGACGCGCCGGGCATTGGACTCCTCGGCCAGCCAGGTGCCGAGGCGGGCCGAGACGCCGGCGGCGCCCAGCCGCTCGCGGATGATCTGCTCCTGCAGGAAGTTCTCGCCCACGAAGTCCTGCAGCCCGCGCCCGAGGTCGTCCTTGCGGCGCGGGATCAGGGCCGTGTGCGGGATCGGCAGCCCGAGCGGATGCCGGAAGAGGGCCGTCACGGCGAACCAGTCGGCGATCGCACCGACCATCGACGCCTCGGCGCCCGCGTTGACGAAGCCGAGCACCCCGTCGTGGCCGAGCGTGGCGACGTAGACGACCGCGGCCAGGGCCAGCAGCGACACCGCGACGGTCCGCATCCGGCGCAGCGCGCGCCGGCGCTCCCGGTCGGCGGCGCTGTCGGTGTCGACCTGCGGGCCGGTCGTCGCGCTCATCGATGACCCCACACGTCGCGGCATGACGCTGGGGGGCCCGTGGGCCGGGGTACCCGGAGCGGCGGTGTCGGCACGGGTGCAGTCTCCCCCACGATCTCCCCCACGATCTCCCCCACCGTGCCCTCACGGCAGCGCGTCGGCCACCACCCGGCTCGCGTGGGACACTCCTGCCCATGCCCGACCAGCCCCTCGAGCCCGCCCGGGCGCGCCGTACCGTGATCACCTTCGGCACCTTCGACGTCTTCCACGTCGGCCACCTCCGGGTGATCGAGCGGGCCGCGGCCCTCGGCGACCGTCTCGTCGTGGGGGTCTCGGGCGACGACCTCAACGTGCGCAAGAAGGGCCGCGAGCCGGTCTTCAGCCAGCACGAGCGGCTCGAGATCCTCGCCGCCCTCCGGTCGGTGGACGAGGTGTTCGTCGAGGAGAGCCTCGAGCTCAAGCGCGACTACATCACCCGCTACGCCGCCGACGTCCTCGTCATGGGCGACGACTGGGCCGGTCGCTTCGACGAGCTCGGCGACATCTGCGAGGTCGTCTACCTCCCGCGCACGCCCGCGATCTCGACCACCGCCCTCATCGAGAAGATCTCCGCCACCCCCTGACCCCGACCGGAGTCCGTCATCGCCAGCTCCCGCCCCACCCTGCGCCTGCTCCCGACCGTCCTGGTCCCGGGCCTGCTGGCGATCCTGCTGACGGCCACCCTCGCCGGCGGGCCGCTGCCGCCGGCACAGGCCGACCCCGCCGCCACCGCCCCTGCAGGCGCCGACGTGGCGCCCGGCCCCGACCCGGTCGTGGTGGCCGCCCGCGCCGCGCTGGCGGGCACGCCGACGACGTACGACCGCAGCGGCGGCGCCACGGCGAGCGCACCCCCGGAGGCGACCCTGGCGCTGCGCGACCTCTTCGCCGCGCGTGGCCGCCTCGGTGCGGACGACGCTCGGCTGGCCGCCCGGATCCTGGCCCGGCCCACCGACGGCGGCGCCGACCCCTACGGCGACGGCTTCTCGTCCCCCTCCTTCACCCGGTGCAGCGCCCACTTCTGCCTGCACTGGGTACGCCGCGGCGCCGACGCCCCCGCCACCGACGCCTGGCCCGCCACGACCCTGGCCGTCCTCGAGCGGGTCTGGCGCCACCACGTCGACAAGCTGGGCTACCGCGCACCCGTGCCCGACGGCGCGCGCGGCGGCAACGCCAAGTTCGACGTCTACCTCAAGGACGTCGGCAGCCGCGGGCTCTACGGCTACTGCGCGCCCGAGGGCACCGTGCCCGGCCAGCCCAAGAGGGCCGGGGGGTTCTGCGTGCTCGACGACGACTTCGCGCGCGGTCAGTTCGGTCGCAAGCCGGGCGACTCGCTCCAGGTGACCGCCGCCCACGAGTTCCTCCACGCCCTCCAGTTCGCCTACGACGTGACCGAGGACGGCTGGCTCTACGAGTCCACGGCGACCTGGGTCGAGGAGAGGTTCGCCGACCAGGTCGACGACAACCGCAGCTACCTCCCCGCCGGCCAGCTCGGTCGCCCGCGGGTGCCGCTCGACCTCTTCGAGACCGACGGCTTCGCCCACTACGGCAACTGGGCGTTCTGGGAGTTCCTCTCCCGTCGCTACGGCACCAGCATCGTGCGGTCCGTCTGGAACCGGGCCGGCACGGGCGGCAGCCTGCCCGACGACTACAGCACCCAGGCGCTCGTCAAGGTGCTGGCGTCGCGCGGAGGCCTGCCGAACGTCTACGCCTCCTTCGCGGCCGGCAACACGGTGCCGAGCCGAACCTATGCGGAGGGACGCGCCTACCCGGTCGCACCCGCGACCGAGCGCCGGCTCACGAGCGCGCGGCGCAGCACCCAGCTGGCGACCCGCCTCGACCACCTGACCTCGCGGGCGCTGCGGCTACGGCCCGACGCCTCGCTGGCGCGGGGATCGCGGGTCACCGTCGTGGTCGACGCCCCCGACCGGGTCCGCGCCCCGGCCGCACGCCTCGTGGCCCGGCTGGTCGACGGCACGGTGCGGCAGCGTTCCATCCCGCTCAGCAGCACCGGGTCGGGGCGCATCGACGTGAGCTTCGACGCGGCCACCACCTCGGTGACCGTCGTGCTCGTCAACGCCTCGACCCGCTACCGGTGCGACGAGGGCACGACCCTGGCCTGCGCGGGCCGGCCGTTCGACGACGGACAGAAGTTCGTGGTCAGGGCCTCGGTCACGCGCTGAGCCGGCGCCGCGCGCGGCGACCGGGCCGGCGGTGACTCAGCGGCGGGAGTAGTCGCGGAAGCCGCGCTTGGTCTTGCGACCCAGGTAGCCCGCGGTGACCAGGTGCTCGAGCAGCGGCGCCGGGGCGAAGCCGGGCTCGCGGAACTCCTGGTAGAGCTCCTTCTGGATCGCCAGCGACACGTCGTTGCCGACGACGTCGAGCAGCTCGAACGGTCCCATCGGGAGCGCGCAGCCCTGCTTCATGGCCAGGTCGATGTCGTCGGCCGTCGCGTAGTGCGCCTCGAGCATCTTGACCGCGTCGTTGAGGTAGGGGAACAGCAGCGCGTTGACGATGAAGCCGGCGCGGTCACCGCACGAGACGCCGACCTTGCCGACCTTGCCGCACAGCGCTCGGGTGGTCTCGGTGACGTCGTCGTCGGTGGCGACGGTCGACACGACCTCGACGAGCTTCATGATCGTGGCCGGGTTGAAGAAGTGCATGCCGATGACGTCCTGCGGGCGGTTGGTCACCTTGGCCATCGCGATGATCGGCAGCGACGACGTCGTGGTCGCGAGGATCGCGCCGGGCTTGCAGATCTCGTCGAGGTTCTCGAACAGCGTGGTCTTGATCGCGAGGTCCTCGGCGATCGCCTCGACCACGATGTCGACGTCCGCGAGGTCGTCGAGCGAGGTCGTGCCGGTGACCCGGCCGAGCACCTCGGCCTTCTTCTCCTCGGTGCTCCTGCCGCGTTGGATCTGCTTGTCGAAGCTCTTGGTGATCGCCGCGACCACGCCGGCGGCCTTGTCCTGGCTGCGGCCGACGACGACGACCTCGAAGCCGGCCTTGGCGAAGACCTCGACGATGCCGGAGGCCATCGTGCCGGTGCCGACCACCCCGACCTGCTGGATGTCGTGCTTGAGCTGGGGCGCCTCGTCGGCCGACGGGGTCTTGTCGTCGGGCACGACGACCGGGCTGTCGGGACCCTCGTAGGTGTAGAAGCCGCGGCCGGTCTTGCGACCGAGCAGACCGGCGGTGACCATCTGCTTGAGGATCGGCGTCGGCGCGTGGAGCCGGTCGCGACCCTGGCGGTACATCGTCTCGAGGATCTCGTAGGCCGTGTCGAGGCCGATCAGGTCGAGCAGGGCCAACGGGCCCATCGGGTAGCCGCAGCCGAAGCGCATGCCCGCGTCGATGTCCTCGCGGGTCGCGTAGCGACCCTCGTACATGGAGGCGGCGTGGTTGAGGTAGCCGAACAGCAGCGTGTTGGCGATGAAGCCGGCCTTGTCGCCACAGACGACCGGGCTCTTGCCCAGCGTGGCGAGCAGGGCCTGGACGTCGTCGAGCACCGACGGCTCGGTCACCACGGTCTGGACGACCTCGACGAGGTCCTGCACGGGGGCGGGGTTGAAGAAGTGCACCCCGATGACGCGGCCGGGGGCCGACGTCGCCGAGGACAGCTCGGTCACCGAGAGCGAGGAGGTGTTGGTGGCCAGCACCGTCTGCGGGCCGACGATGCCGTCGAGCCGCTGGAAGATCGCCTTCTTGGTGGCCATCGACTCGACGACCGCCTCGACGACGAGGTCGGCGGCGGCGAGGTCGGTCAGCTCGGTCGAGAACGTGATGCGACCGAGCAGCTCGGCCTGCTCGGCCTCGGTCATCTTCTCGCGCTGGACCGCGCGCCCGGTCGAGTGGCCGAGGTGCTGACGGCCACGCTCGACTCCCTCGTCGTTGATCTCGACACCGACCACGGCGTAGCCGTGACGGGCGAAGACCTCGGCGATGCCGGCACCCATGGTGCCGAGGCCGACGACCCCGATCGTGGTGAAGGTGCGGGCAGCGGACGCGGTCGACTCGGGCGCGGTGCTCGTCATGGCGGGCATCCTTGCACGCGGATCCGGCGGGTCCGAGACATGTTCACTCACCGGTAACTTGATGCTGCGACCAGCGCTCCGGTCGGCGTCCCGGTCAGGGTCCCGGTCAGCGCTCCAGACGTCGCTGCATGACGATCCGTGGCCCGGGCTCGTCGAGGCCCAGCGACCGCTCGTGGTCGCGCAGGTCGCGTTGGAAGCGCTCCAGCCGGCTCGGCTCCACCTCCACGAAGCCCAGGCCCGCGTAGAAGGGGCCGTTCCACGGCACGTCGCGGTAGGTCGTCAGCGACATCCGGTCGTAGCCGGCCCACCGCGCCTCCTCCATGGCGGCACGCACCAGCGTCGTACCGATCCCCTGGCGCTGGTACGACGGCAGCACCGACAGCTGGTCGAGGTGGGCGTGCAGGTCGTGGGGCACGACGTGGGCGAAGCCCACGACGCGGCGGTCGTCGACCGCCACGAGCAGGAACCCGACGCCGTCGCGCTCCGCGCCGCTGGGGCCGGGGGCGACGAGGGCCGGGACCGTCCGATCGCCGAAGTGCTCGGCGTACATCGCGGCGCCGGCGTCCTCGACGGGAGCGACACGACGCAGGTCGGAGGGCCGGGCCGCCCGGACGGAGACGCTCACCGGGTGCCGTCGAGACGGACAGGACGGCCGGGCCACATGGCTCCAACCTAGTTGCCCGGCCGGCCGCGGGCTCGGCCGGTCCGATCGCGGTCCGATCGGTCCGATCGGTCCGGGCGCCTACGACGCCCGCCCCGGGTACGGCGTACGGCGTACGGGGCTCGGTCGTGAGGTGCCGCGACCACCCGGGCGTCGACCGCGTAGGTTCAGCGCCGTGAGACTCGTCGTGGCCCGCTGTCAGATCGACTACGCCGGCCGGCTGACCGCCCACCTGCCGATGGCCACCCGGGTGCTGATGATCAAGGCCGACGGATCGGTGCTCGTGCACTCCGATGGTGGCTCCTACAAGCCGCTGAACTGGATGAGCCCGCCGTGCACGTTGCGCGAGGGCACCACCGACGACGGCGCCGTCGAGTGGACCGTCACGAGCCGGAGCACCGCGAAGGGCCCGTCCGACACGCTGCGCATCCTGATCGAGGAGGTCCTCAGCGACACCTCCCACGACCTCGGCATCGACCCCGGGCTGCAGAAGGACGGGGTGGAGAAGCACCTGCAGGAGCTCCTCGCCGAGCACCCGGCCACCCTCGCGGACGGCCTGACCCTCGTGCGGCGCGAGTTCCCGACCGCGATCGGTCCGGTCGACCTGATGTGCCGCGACGCCGCGGGCGCCAGCGTCGCGGTCGAGATCAAGCGGCGCGGCGACATCGACGGCGTCGAGCAGCTGACCCGCTACCTCGAGCTGCTCAACCGCGACCCGCTGCTGACCGGCAACGGGGCGGTGCGCGGCATCTTCGCCGCCCAGGAGATCAAGCCGCAGGCACGGGTGCTGGCCACCGACCGCGGCATCGCCTGCGCCGTCGTCGACTACGACGCCCTGCGCGGTATCGACGACTCCGAGCACCGGCTGTTCTGACCGGGTCCATGCGCATCTTCCACATCGCGACCGTCGCCGACTGGGAGGCGGCTCGGGCCTCGGGCCGCTACACGACCTCCACGCGCGGTCGCACCCTGGCCGAGGAGGGCTTCATCCACGCCAGCCGGGGCGACCAGTGGCAAGCGGTGCGCCGACGCTGGTACGCCGACGTGACCGAGCCCCTCGTCCTGCTCGTCGTCGACACCACACGCCTGTCCTCGCCGGTCGTCGACGAGCACGTCCCCGACTCCGAGGAGACCTTCCCCCACGTCTACGGCCCGATCGACGCAGACGCGGTGGTCCAGACGATCCCGCTCGAGACGCACACCCCGGACGTCATCGGGGACACCGTCGAGGACATGCCGCGCGCGCCCTCGGTGTCGTTCAGCCGGCTCTTCCTCGAGGAGATGTTCCGCAACGTGCTCGTCGTGTGCGCCGTGCTGGTGGCCGCCGTGGCCGGTGCCCTGGCCGGGGCGGCGATCGACGAGCGCTGGGGGCCGATCACCGGCTCCCTGCTGGGCCTGCTCGTCGGGGTCGTCGTCGTACGCCGGACCCGGCGGCGACCCGGTCGCTGAGAGTTCGTCGCCCCGGAGAGGTTTCTCAGTCAATGCTCAGGATAAGGTCCCTGCCGTGAACCTCACCAACACGCTCCGTCCCACCCGCGCCCGTCGGACCACCTTCGGCCTGATCCTCGCCTCCGTCGTCCTCGGTGGCACCCTGACCGCCTGTGGCGGCTCCGAGGCCGAGAACACCACCTGTGGTGAGCTCAAGGGCATGTCGGCCGACGAGACGCTCGACTTCATCAAGAAGGCTGCCGACGACGACGGCAGCGACGACGCCAAGGACGCCATCAAGGCCATCGACTCGATCGGCGACGACGAGACCGCCAAGAAGACGTTCGCCGACACCATCAAGACCAGCATCTGCGACAACAAGGACGACGACACCAAGCTCAAGGACACCCCCCTCTACAAGGACTGACCGCAGCGGCCGGGCGGCTCTCCCGCCCGGCCGTTAACGTGGTCGCGTGACCGCGACCTCTCGCACCCGCACCATCGTCGTCGGCCTTGCCGCGCTCCTCTCCGTCGGACTGACGGCGTGCGGCGGCATGGCCGACGACGCTCCGCGTGACGCCGACACCCAGGCGTTCTGCGACGCCTTCTACGACCGCGACCTCACCGCCGAGAAGGTGGCGACCAAGCTGGCCGAGATCGGCACGCCCGACGGCGTGAGCGCCGACCAGCGGCGAGGCTTCGAGCTGTGGGTGGAGGGCCTCGACAACGAGGGCGACACCCCCAACACCCAGATCGACCGGGTGGAGGTGCCCCAGGGCGACCGCGACGTCGCCGAGGCGTTCACCGACTACGTCGGCACCACCTGCCTCGCCGAGGCACCCAGCCCCACGGACGACCCGACGGGCAGCCCGTCCCAGGCCCCGTCGTCCACCCCGCCTTCCTAGAGCTCCTGGACCTGCTGCGCGACGTCCTGCGCACAGCCCCACGACAGCGTGACGCCGGCGCCGCCGTGCCCGTAGCAGTGGACCACCCGCCCGACGCGCTCCAGCCGTACGTCGGGCCGCCAGGGCCGCAGCCCGACCTTGTGCCGCAGCACCCGCGCGTGGGCCAGCCCCGGCACGAGCTCCGCTGCTCGCTGCACGATGTCCGCCGCGACCCGAGGTGACGGCGTACGGCTCCACTCGAGCTCGTCGGCGGTGCCGCCGAGCACGATCTCCCGCGCGCGCGGGACGACGTAGGTCACCGGTCGCCCCGCTCGGTCGTCGAGCCAGAACCGCTCCAGCCCGATCTGCTCGACCACGACGACCTGGCCCGCCACCGGGACGACCGTGTGATCGGCACCGAGGAGCCGTGCCCCCAGGCCGGAGCAGTTGACGACCGCGTCGCCGTGGTCGGGGAGCGCCGCCAGGTTGAGGCGGGTCAGGGTGCCCCCGAGCCGCTCGACGCGGCCCGCGAGCCAGCGCAGGTAGCACGGCATGTCGACGACCGGCGCGACCACGTCGCCGCGCCCCACGTCGGTGCCGGGCAGGACCCGGACGCCGTGATCCTCACCGCTGGCGGCCAGGTCAGTGAAGACCTCCGAGGACGTGGCGGTCCAGCGGGCCACCAGCTCGGGGGGCCCGACGCGGTAGGGGCGCACGAGCGCGGCAGCGACGACCGAGGTCGTCTCCAGCGGCAGGTCGCGCGCGACGACGTCGACGCGGTGGCTGTCCTCGAGCAGCCGGACCGCACAGCTGAGACCGACCACTCCGGCACCGACGACGACGACTCGCATCGGCCCACTCTCGCAGGACCGGTCAGGCGCCGCCGGCGATCCGGGGTGCCGTCGCGTCGGCGCCCTCGCCACCCTGCTCGCGCGCGACGTAGTCCTCGATGTCGTCGATGTCGTCGGCGTTGCGGCGTACGACGGCGAGCAGGTCGCTCATCGTGGCGACCTCCTCGACCTGCTCCTTGATGAACCACTGCATGAACTGCTCGGAGGCGAAGTCGTACTCGTCGCGGGCGGTGCGCAGCAGCCCGTTGATCTGCTCGGTGACCCGCTTCTCCTGCTCGAGCGCGAGCTCGACGGGGGCGACGACGCCCTCGAAGGCCGGCACCGGGGCGTCGACACCGGGGATGACGACGTCGACGTCGGTGTCGAGGAGGTACTGGACCATCATCATCGCGTGGTCGCGCTCCTCGAGCGCCTGCGCGTAGAAGAGCGCGGCCATCTGCGGCATCGTGAGCGCGTCGTAGTGGACCGCGATGGCGACGTACTGGTTGTGGGCGGCGAGCTCGTTGCCGATCTGGGCGTTGAGCTGCTCCACGAAGCGGGTTCCGGGCACTGTCGTACTCCTGCTCGATCAGGTGGTGGCGACCGGTCAGGCAGCCTTGACCAGCTTCTTCTTGGTGACCTTGGTGCCGTCGAGGCGGACGAGCTGGCGGCGCTTGACGGTATACCCCGCCGGGAGCGTGCCTTCCTTCAGCATGCGCAACGGGCAGCGGCCGCACTTCTTGCGCGACTCGCAGCACTTCGTCTTCGGCAGCTTGGCGACCTTGCCGCCCTTCCCCTTGCCCATGAGGACAGGCTAACAGCAGTGAGGGCAGCCTCACCTACTCCTCGGGGGTCGGACGGGTCACCCCTCGTCGAGGCCCTGGGCGCGACGGATGACCTCGACGATGCCGGCCATGATCGCGGTGAGGCCGAAGTCCTTGGGCGTGTAAACCGCGGCCACGCCGGCCTCGATCAGGCGCCGGCCGTCGGAGTCGGGGATGATCCCGCCGACGATGACGGGAACGTCGTCGAGCCCGGCCTCGCGCAGCCCGTCGAGCACGGCCGGCACGAGCTCCATGTGGCTGCCCGACAGGATCGACAGCCCGACGCAGTGCACGTCCTCGGCGACCGCCGCCGAGACGATCTGCGCCGGAGTCAGCCGGATGCCCTGGTAGATCACCTCGAAGCCGGCGTCGCGGGCGCGTACGGCGACCTGCTCGGCACCGTTGCTGTGGCCGTCGAGACCGGGCTTGCCGACCAGCAGGCGAAGCCGTCCGCCGAGCTCCTCGCCCGTGGCCCTGACCCGCTCGCGCACCTCGGTCAGCTCCGCCCCGGCCTCGCCGACCGATGCGGTCACACCGACCGCGCCGCCGACCCCCGTGGGCGCACGGAACTCGCCGAAGACCTCGCGCAGGGTGCCGGCCCACTCCCCCGTGGTCGCACCGGCGCGGGCGGCGACCAGGGTCGCGGCCATCAGGTTCTCGTCGGTCTTGGCCGCGGCGGCCAGCGCGGCGAGCGCCGCGGTGACGGCGGCGTCGTCGCGCTGCTCCTTCCAGGCCCTCATCGAGGCCAGGGCGGAGGCCTCGGCCTGCGGGTCGGCCGACATGATCGCGTCGTCGAGGTTGGCGGTCAGCGGCGAGGGCTCGGTGGTCTCGAAGCGGTTGACGCCGACGATGACCTCCTCGCCGCTCTCGATCCGCCCGCGCCGCGCGGCGTGGGCCGAGACCAGCTCCTGCTTCATGTAGCCCGACTCGACGGCCGCGATCGCCCCACCCATCGCCTGCACCCGGTCGACCTCGGCCCGGGCGCTCGCGACGAGCTCGGCCACCTTGGCCTCGATCACGTGGCTGCCGTCGAAGATGTCGTCGTACTCGAGCAGGTCGGACTCGAAGGCCAGCACCTGCTGCAGGCGCAGCGACCACTGCTGGTCCCACGGCCGCGGCAGCCCGAGCGCCTCGTTCCAGGCCGGCAGCTGCAGCGCACGGGCCCGGGCGTTCTTGCTGAGGGTGACGCCGAGCATCTCGAGCACGATGCGCTGCACGTTGTTCTCGGGCTGGGCCTCGGTCAGGCCGAGCGAGTTGACCTGGACGCCGTAGCGGAAGCGCCGCATCTTGGGGTCCTGCACGCCGTAGCGCTCGCGGGTGATCTCGTCCCAGAGCTGGTTGAAGGCCCGCATCTTGCAGGTCTCCTCGATGAAGCGGACGCCGGCGTTGACGAAGAACGAGATCCGGCCGACGACCTTCTCGAAGTCGGCCTCGTCGACCTGGCCGGACGCCTTGACCTGGTCGAGCACGGCGATCGCGGTGCACAGCGCGTAGGCCAGCTCCTGCGTCGGCGTGGCGCCGGCCTCCTGCAGGTGGTAGCTGCAG
This window contains:
- a CDS encoding FKBP-type peptidyl-prolyl cis-trans isomerase, which encodes MDKPEIDFPDFDPPTDLQVTDLTVGDGPEAAAGQTVKVHYVGVAHSTGEEFDASYNRGDALQFRLGIGQVIAGWDQGVQGMKVGGRRQLVIPPHLGYGDRGAGGVIKPGETLIFVVDLLEVR
- a CDS encoding RNA-binding S4 domain-containing protein, whose protein sequence is MAEPLNVPIEDSSIKLGQFLKLANLVESGSAAKDLLAAGVVKVNGVSETRRGRQLVNGDLVQLAAQSARVSDGSTPDDFPW
- a CDS encoding DUF445 domain-containing protein, yielding MSATTGPQVDTDSAADRERRRALRRMRTVAVSLLALAAVVYVATLGHDGVLGFVNAGAEASMVGAIADWFAVTALFRHPLGLPIPHTALIPRRKDDLGRGLQDFVGENFLQEQIIRERLGAAGVSARLGTWLAEESNARRVVDEIAVVARIALGKVRDEHVEALVTDALVPRFREEPIAPLLGGLLSEAVRDDVHHGLVDLALEELQGWLEANPRTVQDVLGERAPWWAPDSLNERVTARAHVEIVKWVGDIRSDPEHRARIALDSLLERLAGDLLTDPATQDRAERLKDRLLDHPAVVTTGISLWQALQRALSTSLADPEGAVRRRLLAEVTAFSARLAADADLRARLDRRAADAAVFVVERYGSDLTAVITHTIERWDGKEAADRIELHVGRDLQFIRINGTIVGGLVGVLIHTVSVVIH
- a CDS encoding adenylyltransferase/cytidyltransferase family protein, with the protein product MPDQPLEPARARRTVITFGTFDVFHVGHLRVIERAAALGDRLVVGVSGDDLNVRKKGREPVFSQHERLEILAALRSVDEVFVEESLELKRDYITRYAADVLVMGDDWAGRFDELGDICEVVYLPRTPAISTTALIEKISATP
- a CDS encoding MXAN_6640 family putative metalloprotease, whose product is MAPGPDPVVVAARAALAGTPTTYDRSGGATASAPPEATLALRDLFAARGRLGADDARLAARILARPTDGGADPYGDGFSSPSFTRCSAHFCLHWVRRGADAPATDAWPATTLAVLERVWRHHVDKLGYRAPVPDGARGGNAKFDVYLKDVGSRGLYGYCAPEGTVPGQPKRAGGFCVLDDDFARGQFGRKPGDSLQVTAAHEFLHALQFAYDVTEDGWLYESTATWVEERFADQVDDNRSYLPAGQLGRPRVPLDLFETDGFAHYGNWAFWEFLSRRYGTSIVRSVWNRAGTGGSLPDDYSTQALVKVLASRGGLPNVYASFAAGNTVPSRTYAEGRAYPVAPATERRLTSARRSTQLATRLDHLTSRALRLRPDASLARGSRVTVVVDAPDRVRAPAARLVARLVDGTVRQRSIPLSSTGSGRIDVSFDAATTSVTVVLVNASTRYRCDEGTTLACAGRPFDDGQKFVVRASVTR
- a CDS encoding 3-hydroxyacyl-CoA dehydrogenase family protein → MTSTAPESTASAARTFTTIGVVGLGTMGAGIAEVFARHGYAVVGVEINDEGVERGRQHLGHSTGRAVQREKMTEAEQAELLGRITFSTELTDLAAADLVVEAVVESMATKKAIFQRLDGIVGPQTVLATNTSSLSVTELSSATSAPGRVIGVHFFNPAPVQDLVEVVQTVVTEPSVLDDVQALLATLGKSPVVCGDKAGFIANTLLFGYLNHAASMYEGRYATREDIDAGMRFGCGYPMGPLALLDLIGLDTAYEILETMYRQGRDRLHAPTPILKQMVTAGLLGRKTGRGFYTYEGPDSPVVVPDDKTPSADEAPQLKHDIQQVGVVGTGTMASGIVEVFAKAGFEVVVVGRSQDKAAGVVAAITKSFDKQIQRGRSTEEKKAEVLGRVTGTTSLDDLADVDIVVEAIAEDLAIKTTLFENLDEICKPGAILATTTSSLPIIAMAKVTNRPQDVIGMHFFNPATIMKLVEVVSTVATDDDVTETTRALCGKVGKVGVSCGDRAGFIVNALLFPYLNDAVKMLEAHYATADDIDLAMKQGCALPMGPFELLDVVGNDVSLAIQKELYQEFREPGFAPAPLLEHLVTAGYLGRKTKRGFRDYSRR
- a CDS encoding GNAT family N-acetyltransferase gives rise to the protein MSVSVRAARPSDLRRVAPVEDAGAAMYAEHFGDRTVPALVAPGPSGAERDGVGFLLVAVDDRRVVGFAHVVPHDLHAHLDQLSVLPSYQRQGIGTTLVRAAMEEARWAGYDRMSLTTYRDVPWNGPFYAGLGFVEVEPSRLERFQRDLRDHERSLGLDEPGPRIVMQRRLER
- the nucS gene encoding endonuclease NucS, which translates into the protein MRLVVARCQIDYAGRLTAHLPMATRVLMIKADGSVLVHSDGGSYKPLNWMSPPCTLREGTTDDGAVEWTVTSRSTAKGPSDTLRILIEEVLSDTSHDLGIDPGLQKDGVEKHLQELLAEHPATLADGLTLVRREFPTAIGPVDLMCRDAAGASVAVEIKRRGDIDGVEQLTRYLELLNRDPLLTGNGAVRGIFAAQEIKPQARVLATDRGIACAVVDYDALRGIDDSEHRLF
- a CDS encoding DUF952 domain-containing protein, coding for MRIFHIATVADWEAARASGRYTTSTRGRTLAEEGFIHASRGDQWQAVRRRWYADVTEPLVLLVVDTTRLSSPVVDEHVPDSEETFPHVYGPIDADAVVQTIPLETHTPDVIGDTVEDMPRAPSVSFSRLFLEEMFRNVLVVCAVLVAAVAGALAGAAIDERWGPITGSLLGLLVGVVVVRRTRRRPGR
- a CDS encoding FAD-dependent oxidoreductase, whose amino-acid sequence is MRVVVVGAGVVGLSCAVRLLEDSHRVDVVARDLPLETTSVVAAALVRPYRVGPPELVARWTATSSEVFTDLAASGEDHGVRVLPGTDVGRGDVVAPVVDMPCYLRWLAGRVERLGGTLTRLNLAALPDHGDAVVNCSGLGARLLGADHTVVPVAGQVVVVEQIGLERFWLDDRAGRPVTYVVPRAREIVLGGTADELEWSRTPSPRVAADIVQRAAELVPGLAHARVLRHKVGLRPWRPDVRLERVGRVVHCYGHGGAGVTLSWGCAQDVAQQVQEL
- a CDS encoding ferritin, translating into MPGTRFVEQLNAQIGNELAAHNQYVAIAVHYDALTMPQMAALFYAQALEERDHAMMMVQYLLDTDVDVVIPGVDAPVPAFEGVVAPVELALEQEKRVTEQINGLLRTARDEYDFASEQFMQWFIKEQVEEVATMSDLLAVVRRNADDIDDIEDYVAREQGGEGADATAPRIAGGA